The following is a genomic window from Candidatus Methylomirabilis sp..
ATACGGGCGTTGATCTGTCTCGGGCCGTAGACCAGCTTTGCCTTGGGGAAGTTGAAGGCGGTGAGCTTCCCGTAGTGCGGCGGGTCGCTGCGGGCCGCGATCCAGGCAATCATGTTGTCTTTCTTATTCGGCGTGAACGGCAAGAGGAGGATAAACTCTTCCTTCGTCTCGCCTGGAAGCCGCATGATGGTGTAGTACGGCTCCATCTCAGCGGGGATGCTCCAGAGATCTTCTTTGTTGTAAAAGACCTGGGGGTCCTGCATGTGGTAGGTGCTGTAGAGCCTGGCCTGGATGTTGAACATCCCTTGCGGATAGCGAAGATGGGTCTTCAGATCGTCCGGCATCGCCTCGAGCGGTTGAAAGAGTCCAGGGAATGCCCGGTCGTAGACCTTGATCACCGGATCGGTGGGATCGGCCAGGTAGAAGCTGAGACTTCCGTTGTAGGCGTCCACCACCACCTTGACTGAGTTACGGATATAGTTGCCCACGCCGCGGATCGGTTCGGAGTACGGGTACATATTCGAGATGGTGTAGGCGTCGATGATCCAGAACAGACGGCCGTCCCGAGCGATGACCAGATACGGATCCCGGTCGAAGTGTAAAAAGGGCGCCGCCTTCTGGACTCGCTCAGAGATCTGTCGGTGATACATGATCCGGCTGTCCAACGTCAGGTCTTGCGAGAGGAGGATCTTGAGCGTCCCGAAGCGGGTGGCGAACAGGAGTTTTCGTCCAAGGGACGTGAGCGGCACGCCCCCCTCACCGGTGTAGGTGCTATAGACGTTCTTGTCACCCGAGGGGTAATCCAGTTCCTGGGCTTGCGTCTTGACGATGACGTAGTCGTTGGCGAGCTCGCTGAAATAGATCTCCGGGCGCGTAACCTTGATCGGCGTGGTTGAGACAGGCGGGATGTCCTTGATTAGGAACTCCGGCAGCCCCTCCGGGGTGACCCGGTTCACGGGCCCGAGGACGACCCCGTAGCCGTGGGTAAAGATCAGATGCTCATTGATCCAACTCCGGCCGGGAAGATGTTCATACGACATCTCTCTGGCCGAGAGCATGACCTGCCGATACTCGCCGTCGATCTTGTACCGGTCGTTGTCCACGTCCACGAATTTATAATAGGTCCGGATCTCCTGGAGCTGGCCGTACGTCGTCAGCAGTGGACGGTGATCCCAGAGCCGGATGTTCTTGATCGTCAGATCGTTGCGCCGCAGGTCCTCCCGGGTCAGGGTTTCCTCCGCCGGAAACTCTCGCTCGTCGATCCGGTCAAGTCCGTACGCCTGGCGGGTGAAGCGAATGTTGTGGGTGATGTAGGGACTCTCGGCAACGATCTCGTTCGGGACGACGCGAAAGCGCTGGATGAAGCCGGGATACAGACCTTGGCCGATGACGCTGGCAACGACCAGCATGCCGAGGCCGACCAGGACCAATCTCCAGCCGCGCTGGAAGATTTGGGCCATGCAGAGGATAGCGACAAAGATGGCCAGGATCGTGAGAAAGTTGAGGGCCGGGAGGTTGGCGTTGATGTCGCTATAGCCGGCGCCGAAGACCATTCCGCGAGGGGAGTAGAGGAGCTGGTAGGTGTCGAGCCGGTAACCAACGGCCTTAATCAGGAACAGTAATGCGCCGAGCACGAGCAGATGCGCCCTCGGCAGCCGGGCAATGATGGGTCCCCGAGCCGTGATCTGTATGCCCCGGAAGAGAAGATAGGTCAGGGTGGTCACCAAGAGGGTCAGGCCGACCGAGGTGATCAGCCAACTGTACAGAAAAGAGTAGAAGGGGAGTTGGAAAACATAGAAGCCGACGTCCGTCTGAAAGATCGGATCCGAAATACCGAAGGGTAACGCGTGGGCAAAGCGGATGTAACTCTCCCACTCGGCGGCCCCACGGAATGCCGAGAGAACTCCAAGTCCGAGGGCGCCGGGGATCAACAGTCGGCGGAAGTACGGTTCGATCACCAGGCGGCTGGGGAGGCCGAACCGATCCTCCACCTCAAGGAGGACATCGGTGGCCGTAAATCGGCTGGCCAGGAACAGGTTCACGTACACCAGGACCGCAAAGGCCAGGCCGAATGCGATGGCGAGCGTCAGTTGCGTCGTGAGGATCGTCAGGAAGACCTTGGGAAGCTTCACCTCCTGGAACCAGAGCCAGTCAGAGTAGAAGGGAACCGTCTGACTTCCAACCGCTAAGACGACCAGTAAGAGCAGCAGAAGAGCGATCTGTCTGCCCTTGAGATCTGAATCGCTTCCACTGGGTTGCGCCATCGTTGCTCCCCTGTTCTGCTGCTTCCTTTCGGAAGGAAAGCTAGATGAGTTGGAGTGCCCGCCCCGCCTCGGCCAGAGTGGTCAGCGCGGTATCCAGATCTGCCTTGGTGTGCGAGGCCGCCACAGTGAGCCGGATCCGTTCGGTCCCGCGCGGCACGGCAGGGTAGCGGATCCCCTGAGCAAAGACACCGCGGTCCAGAAGTTCCTGACAGAAGCGCATGGCGATCTCAGGCTCTCCCACCATCAGAGGGATAATCTGGGTCCCGCTCTCGCTCACGTCAAATCCAACATCGCGCAGACCTGCCCGAATGTACCGGGTG
Proteins encoded in this region:
- a CDS encoding UPF0182 family protein, giving the protein MAQPSGSDSDLKGRQIALLLLLLVVLAVGSQTVPFYSDWLWFQEVKLPKVFLTILTTQLTLAIAFGLAFAVLVYVNLFLASRFTATDVLLEVEDRFGLPSRLVIEPYFRRLLIPGALGLGVLSAFRGAAEWESYIRFAHALPFGISDPIFQTDVGFYVFQLPFYSFLYSWLITSVGLTLLVTTLTYLLFRGIQITARGPIIARLPRAHLLVLGALLFLIKAVGYRLDTYQLLYSPRGMVFGAGYSDINANLPALNFLTILAIFVAILCMAQIFQRGWRLVLVGLGMLVVASVIGQGLYPGFIQRFRVVPNEIVAESPYITHNIRFTRQAYGLDRIDEREFPAEETLTREDLRRNDLTIKNIRLWDHRPLLTTYGQLQEIRTYYKFVDVDNDRYKIDGEYRQVMLSAREMSYEHLPGRSWINEHLIFTHGYGVVLGPVNRVTPEGLPEFLIKDIPPVSTTPIKVTRPEIYFSELANDYVIVKTQAQELDYPSGDKNVYSTYTGEGGVPLTSLGRKLLFATRFGTLKILLSQDLTLDSRIMYHRQISERVQKAAPFLHFDRDPYLVIARDGRLFWIIDAYTISNMYPYSEPIRGVGNYIRNSVKVVVDAYNGSLSFYLADPTDPVIKVYDRAFPGLFQPLEAMPDDLKTHLRYPQGMFNIQARLYSTYHMQDPQVFYNKEDLWSIPAEMEPYYTIMRLPGETKEEFILLLPFTPNKKDNMIAWIAARSDPPHYGKLTAFNFPKAKLVYGPRQINARIDQDSFISQQLSLWSQRGSTVIRGSMLAIPIERSLLYVQPLYLAAEKGSLPELKRIIVAHGSQIAMEESLDAALAKVFGGAARGPVTAMIPPGAAAIPQVDSSLKALAARAYDHYTRAQDLLRQGNFAGYGEEVKRLESALKELRTRAGK